The Phycisphaerae bacterium genome includes a window with the following:
- a CDS encoding prepilin-type N-terminal cleavage/methylation domain-containing protein: protein MARPEKLRWKRGFTLIELLVVVAIIALLISILLPSLGRAREQAKQVKCGSQLQQIGLALQSCELDNNGQIPSHDDGGACGPSGIMLTWVDGLYDLDYLGNNDLTFCPTDMRPDEAMKLRGEAWDFWSVNRFGVGETPKRGVRTSYALNITLRYGWPQDLFKDASRQVMAADGWWNWMGNLSADWLCAPRFRQNWSIVQQNWESNMVGYRHGKDYRANILYRDKHVGWIKPRFYGNIRDWQINYAIDTVKTFCWLPGEKQNRLDNEKYRGLVDAWDRDPNLWPGCNPDHGQWTWKAAPGRSNDLELEYRSGGANAYGRYNPITGGEWRKLPNPANRN from the coding sequence ATGGCACGCCCGGAAAAACTGCGCTGGAAACGGGGGTTCACGCTCATTGAGTTGCTGGTGGTGGTCGCCATCATCGCCCTGCTCATTTCCATCCTGTTGCCCAGCCTCGGGCGGGCACGCGAGCAGGCCAAGCAGGTCAAGTGCGGCTCACAACTGCAACAGATCGGTCTGGCCCTCCAGTCGTGCGAGCTCGACAATAACGGCCAGATCCCGAGCCACGACGACGGCGGCGCCTGTGGGCCCTCCGGCATCATGTTGACCTGGGTGGACGGCCTCTACGACCTCGACTACCTGGGAAACAACGACCTCACCTTCTGCCCGACGGACATGCGCCCTGACGAGGCCATGAAGCTGCGCGGGGAAGCGTGGGATTTCTGGTCCGTCAATCGCTTTGGCGTGGGGGAGACGCCCAAGCGCGGCGTCCGGACCAGCTATGCCCTGAACATCACCTTGCGCTATGGCTGGCCGCAGGATCTTTTCAAGGATGCCTCGCGCCAGGTCATGGCCGCGGACGGCTGGTGGAACTGGATGGGCAATCTGAGCGCCGACTGGCTGTGCGCGCCGCGGTTCCGACAGAACTGGAGCATCGTCCAGCAGAACTGGGAAAGCAACATGGTGGGCTACCGCCATGGCAAGGACTACCGCGCCAACATCCTCTACCGCGACAAGCACGTGGGCTGGATCAAGCCGCGCTTCTACGGCAACATTCGTGACTGGCAGATCAATTACGCGATCGACACGGTCAAGACGTTCTGCTGGTTGCCGGGCGAGAAGCAGAATCGCCTCGACAACGAGAAGTACCGGGGTCTCGTGGACGCGTGGGACCGTGACCCGAACCTCTGGCCCGGCTGCAACCCGGACCACGGGCAGTGGACGTGGAAGGCCGCGCCGGGTCGGTCCAACGATCTCGAGCTGGAGTACCGCTCGGGCGGCGCCAACGCCTACGGCCGATACAACCCGATCACCGGCGGCGAGTGGCGCAAGCTGCCCAACCCGGCGAACCGCAACTAA